TCAGGATCACGGCGAAGTACGCGGCGATCCCGGCGACCGCCGCGTGCGAACACCCACCGCCAGACCACCGGGAGGTCACCGCGGTCGGCGCGCACGCGCATGGCGGACACGCTACGTGTTCACCGCGATCGGGACGCCGGCCTCGGCGGCTGCGCAGCGCCCGGCCGACCTGCGCGCGCGAGCACCCCGGTCCATGGGAAGGCGCGAGCTCGCGGATCGCGGACGGGGGCCGCGTCCCTGGATGCGGAAGGCGCGCGTCCCCGGCCGCCTCGGCCGTCCCGTCCGGGCTACGTGGACTGTCCGGCGATGTTGACCATCCAATCGATGCCGAACCGATCGGTGACCATGCCGAACTTGTCGCCCCACGGTGCCGCTTCGAGCGGCTGGGTCACCGTGCCTCCGTCGGACAGCTTCTCGAAGTAGCCCAACAGCTCCGCGTCGTCGTCACCGCTCAGCGACATGGACATGGTCGTCCCGGGACGGTGCTCCATGCTGTTGGGCGTGTCGGCGGCCATGAACATGATGCCGTTATCGGCCTCCATCACGGAGTGCATGACCTTGTCGTCCTCGCTCGGATCCTCCGACGCGCCGAACTCGGCGAACGTGTTCACGTCGAGCGTGCCACCGAACACGGTCCGGTAGAACTCCATCGCCTCCCGAGCGTTGTCGCGGAAGCTCAGGTACGGGTTCAGTCGACTCTGCATCGCGTGTCCTTCGTCCAGGGGCCGGATGCGGCAATGTGAGATGACACTGCGTTCGACCGCTCCGGGGGTCCAGAACGTAGCGGTCCGCGATCCAGACGAGCAAGTGCCGGTCCCATCCACTGTCCGGTCCCCGAGCACCCGGTGGGCCGCGAGTCTCGGGCGTCGACAACCGGTGCGAACGACGCAGCCGGATCGGTCCGCGATCGACCTCCGCGCCGTCGGGCCGTGCGGATGTCGTGCTCCGCACCGACGATGTGGCATGGTGCCCGACGACGAGCGCACCCCAGCTGACCGAGCCCCTTGTCGTAGGTGATCACGACGAGAGCGATCAAGATCACAGCGGCCGTCGCCCTCATCGCGGTCGTCGGCATCGCGACGGGAGCCTGGTACGGCCGCCGCGACCGGGTCCAGGACCTGGTCACCGCCGCCGAGGCCGTCGATGCGGTCATCGACCAGTGGTACAGCGTCCGTGCCGTCATCCAGGCCGACCTGCCCAGCGCGCACTACCGCACGCCGGAGATCGAACAGGACGCGGCCGAGCGGCTGCGGCGCTCGACGACCGCCACCCTGCGCTCGCTCGACGACGCGATCGCGGACGTCCGCGGCGTCCCTCTCGCCGGCCGCTGGAGCGTCGACGTCGACGTGGCGCGCGACAGCTACATCCATCACGCCAGGCGCTGGACGGCCTACCTGAGAGAGGTCGCCGAGGATCCCGTCGCAGCACTTGACGAACCCCCACCGCCGTTCACCGCGAGCCGCGCGGCCAGCGAGGAGGCGTTCGCCTCCGCCCTCCCGCCCTTCGCAGGCGACGAACTGCGGCGACGGGTCGCCGCACTGCTCGAGCGCTGACCGCAACGCCGGTCCCCAGTGGTGTCCGCAGGCAGGACTCCGACGCTCCTCGGTGGCCGTCGTCACGGCGCGCACGACCCGGACGCTGTTGATTCCGGTTGCGGCGTCGCCGACACTGCTCCTACCAGTCCGCGATGGAGTGGCGATGGCCCGGGAACAGGCGACGACGCAGGTCTCGACGTACTGCGCATTGTGCGTGTCGCGCTGCGGCGCGAAGGCGACGATCTCCGACGGGACGCTCGTGGCGCTCCAGCCCGATCCGTCGCACCCGACCGGCCACGCGCTGTGCGTGAAGGGCAAGGCGGCTCCGGAGCTCGTCAGGCACGCCGACCGGCTGCTCCACCCGCTCAGGCGGACCAATCCCAAGGGCGCCGACGATCCGGGCTGGCAGCGCATCACGTGGGACGAGGCGCTCGACGCGGTCGCAGCGCGACTCCTGGGGCTCGCGGCCGGGCACGGCCCCGAGTCGGTTGTGTTCAGCGCCACGTCCCCGTCGACGTCGGCGATGAGCGACGCCATCGACTGGGTGATGCGCCTGCGGCGCGCCTTCGGCAGTCCCAACCAGTGCGTCTACATGGAGCTGTGCGGCTGGGGGCGCTACCTGGCCTCGATCTACACGTTCGGCGCGTCCGTGCCGGGCGCCTACCTGCCGGATCTCGACAATGCCGGCTGCATCCTGTACTGGGGCTACAACCCGTCGGTGTCCCGGCTCGCGCATGCGACGGGCACGGTCGCGGCGCTCGCCCGCGGTGCGCGCCTCGTCGTCGTCGATCCGCGGCGGGC
The genomic region above belongs to Euzebyales bacterium and contains:
- a CDS encoding VOC family protein; its protein translation is MQSRLNPYLSFRDNAREAMEFYRTVFGGTLDVNTFAEFGASEDPSEDDKVMHSVMEADNGIMFMAADTPNSMEHRPGTTMSMSLSGDDDAELLGYFEKLSDGGTVTQPLEAAPWGDKFGMVTDRFGIDWMVNIAGQST